The following are encoded together in the Culex pipiens pallens isolate TS chromosome 1, TS_CPP_V2, whole genome shotgun sequence genome:
- the LOC120431534 gene encoding nuclear pore complex protein DDB_G0274915 isoform X1, translating into MVIGEATGNAPNGEAVPPPQSQQCAPQKATIENIMSGIENTGTVKMNNHRKKLRQRFDIIKKLGQGTYGKVQLGINKETGQEVAIKTIKKSKIETEADLIRIRREVQIMSSVQHPNIIHIYEVFENREKMVLVMEFAAGGELYDYLSERKVLSEEEARRIFRQVSTAIYYCHKHKICHRDLKLENILLDEHGNAKIADFGLSNVFDEQRLLATFCGSPLYASPEIVKGTPYLGPEVDCWSLGVLLYTLVYGAMPFDGANFKRLVKQISQGDYFEPKKPSRASPLIREMLTVCPQRRANIEQICNHWWVNEGYEGSCLDLAEELANQTPVRLDVLLSLAPPSVTADQVVVGSGQEEAKPKERIQRSHSVGSIIDMGGTDAERRILDMVAAGGEAALMPSPTRTITPSESSPAQPKRKLETTVSTENATGAVKKKEKPIDKLKPDHSHPVIPEVIDMEHSPSPRPAEPQSKADTSPVEPSESTASTPTAAHDVLLDLQNLENLCDELLQETATPPTSKAATPEESVPTVHPIAPTPKPETSAPPAPVTSGVKARLEKLEKADKPAEKVPMKKVFNKNKTADLAAAINQVSKLDQEFAQVKSASNLERKNSLPEENLTKPVERRKSRILETAEKFQSMNNQNNDKFKKFSLPGIPTVGNYKKEFERKTSVNSSSSAPFKPSPFEMQRRLEQEMASPDRSYPNSEADLQSPVSYGDDRSVDREAKFETDEVQESDSKSSVSSFSLEEARRSMENSIALLNKVRPDSSMNPVDQLCAKTENVSFTDSNDRERKLKNAREIIGNAIPIGRLRKPPMPFGANGRSATGGISLNTSLSNKQFRLGSEGPEPRFDTMSVPRKVSVGSVPTPLVDDTKTSHAEITLKSATLPRRKIGAHGDQPIKGDPQATPQPIRFSTEMQHQVPDLRSAPIREHPIAFTVQQRANSLEPQVKEQTIPVQKPPTYQRTLSNAFGPSTARGSLSRQSTNESNDSDTTLSQSGQMPPLPGSSSSTMPIKKSPREFIIPIAVEGGGFVTPRANSLEPSESSTTNTSTSFSTKQRLGRPRKIGSLLSEKDSEEDSSFSRINRHTSLGRESDSEEPRFHTMHRLRSSRPSQRGTAEPNDSGSSGEEDDDDGFEILTAENLFSTLLSRVRALTNRLNVNEPNTSNFPSSRFMSNLRQTQAPFWQHHDPFTSSHYTYSYRNETIESKEVRLNGGNSNAWRHSMSRDLSSDIDSMFSRSGATLPRGTKYKSPNNNNNNIGVSHSKFNNINQTSTISSRNFNSNSSRSDTYQSCFENVSNSKNNVLNNNCLNLEQKSLDLLHESSDQVLDLGDLDLSQLRLSKKDLEALSSITPALSQHLQDQLLAQLPPQQAKKLSRTLSMQNGNNAANRLYKRSLSSSASRATTADTSESYQPSESRDSVTPTNELYSQKRFSNSKSERNSRSSSNSRDVTSPPPLPPPTFNDDYGTSSSRFPYTNENHERFRTYEKYTPYSINPYNDIPEQDQSKSLDFDKRASYYDSSRTSCLSPTGEGYGRPPIGCISPPPNSSSSGYSSQRSTTRRISRFLRPDFFDPPTDSNEQDKAKKEQETQKVLREIREKSREKSVDRHHNLDCNIEKSSDRLSYFMEKYRKENIGDDNRTNETLELLRDARDSRNRRSISKPRDIVDSSVAIMNKTDSFTDKILDELQNLTIRQKSMPTKSKSKELIIADTALETNTKRNSYENCIECTMNAKQQDDPLLDDPLTEPITTKVVKVKKVKAKPKLDADGNPITVSVKKVKKVVKPVTDVPIIETIPADTPNDDKSEKIKTIKRESKLIRPKSYPCKDPENVKVEKPPTDQPAAPAEVKASLGADSSQSTTTAATPTSKIARPKSFPSSKLTPPKEIKLLKNIINEEQKLDDSSGVKEPTPPITAIAVKTSTKVAADGQTAATTPEGSTKKVRKVIRIVKKSTKSDTSTKSSSEENKATTIVEVKEPKEKSVTIVSPTPSEKTVKDKSKSPEKKLKQGFLASIGQKFEKFRETNKSNKEAKKVAAADNKTQEEVGESASQVEVTKKEKKKSPGATNAAANVPVEVAAKDEAGTNNRESRIDKVIRNLRELSVPRAPPLTESNLIKRAVSVEEMPGTFNKYGVTKVLGFFKKIEKDTKNNKVLNTKSSSHINTMDTAATLNALESVIIERTNKLVQDEEQQKERPKSANFVSKLRKPYNGTRSDTVLTMTEQQQPSKSSISKSDKLNGGNATTNIPVKYSCPDCNKEDSNHENTRKHSSTLCDTRNLSLDETDRVKTNRRALTLDFSKLQDGRKVRTNNNNYSYPPPMPSEMSSMNGTSTSITSHNKNNNNYINMLTPSYDSITNYSSGSRSSPYDDCNSSSTFMSPSEEHELYFDNWSICSDDHNNMLSASPSVSRLSRLTYMNSVSPVDNDSESVIERIRRKSFYSRFNDNKSKSRVSTLMGSGSSKDCYRESSLSRGGPSSTRLKEYGKSSSTSVAGALASVDRSKNAYDYSYRLPIARTSSASKNKYTGTTTDDHSKSTKAGNSDYYHHHHYPHYSTSNDSSDNINYNTVGKSTTFKNTYFETSSPPYYATYNPRRRSSFNTSNTATAANLASSSSSIALDSSATAPSVAKEYHRRDSTVTDASTSSEGASGLRKIRPYDNRSISMLNSSSSAARDSRYGGYDGTSMTSENRLSPVRSVAYKSFHLCLKIAAK; encoded by the exons ATGGTGATAGGAGAAGCCACCGGGAACGCTCCCAATGGGGAAGCTGTGCCCCCACCACAGTCACAGCAGTGCGCTCCCCAGAAAGCCACGATTGAAAACATAATGAGTGGAATTGAGAATACAGGGACGGTGAAGATGAATAATCACAGGAAAAAACTACGGCAGCG ATTTGATATCATAAAGAAACTGGGTCAAGGAACGTACGGCAAGGTGCAATTAGGTATCAATAAGGAAACCGGCCAAGAGGTTgcaataaaaacaattaaaaagagCAAGATTGAAACAGAAGCCGACCTCATACGGATACGAAGGGAGGTGCAGATTATGAGCTCTGTACAGCATCCCAATATCATTCATATTTATGAAG TGTTCGAAAACCGTGAGAAAATGGTTCTAGTCATGGAGTTTGCTGCGGGTGGAGAGTTGTACGACTATCTGTCCGAGCGGAAGGTACTCTCTGAGGAGGAAGCCCGTCGCATTTTCCGCCAAGTGTCCACCGCTATCTACTACTGTCACAAGCACAAAATTTGTCACCGTGATCTAAAACTAGAGAATATCCTGTTGGACGAGCATGGAAATGCCAAAATTGCCGATTTCGGGTTGTCCAACGTATTTGATGAGCAAAGACTGCTGGCGACGTTTTGTGGATCTCCACTGTACGCCTCGCCGGAAATTGTGAAGGGAACTCCTTACCTTGGACCAGAGGTGGACTGTTGGTCGCTGGGTGTACTGTTGTATACCTTGGTGTACGGTGCAATGCCATTCGATGGTGCTAATTTCAAAAGGCTTGTGAAACAAATCAGTCAGGGTGACTACTTCGAACCGAAGAAACCGTCACGTGCATCTCCGTTGATCCGGGAAATGCTCACGGTGTGTCCCCAGCGACGAGCAAACATTGAGCAAATTTGTAATCACTGGTGGGTGAACGAAGGTTACGAAGGGTCATGCTTGGATCTCGCCGAAGAACTTGCGAATCAGACCCCTGTACGATTGGATGTGCTGCTCTCGTTGGCGCCACCATCCGTAACTGCCGATCAGGTAGTTGTGGGGAGTGGTCAAGAGGAAGCTAAGCCTAAGGAAAGAATACAACGAAGTCATTCGGTTGGTTCCATCATCGACATGGGTGGAACGGACGCCGAACGTCGAATATTGGATATGGTGGCAGCAGGAGGCGAAGCAGCCCTTATGCCTTCACCTACTCGAACCATTACACCCTCCGAGAGTAGTCCTGCTCAACCGAAAAGGAAACTGGAGACAACAGTTTCAACAGAAAATGCCACTGGTGCGgttaagaaaaaagaaaaaccaatTGATAAACTTAAGCCAGATCATTCGCATCCTGTGATTCCTGAAGTGATAGACATGGAACACTCACCATCTCCTCGACCTGCTGAACCCCAAAGCAAAGCAGACACAAGTCCTGTTGAGCCATCAGAATCAACCGCAAGCACACCTACCGCTGCACATGACGTGTTACTGGatcttcaaaatcttgaaaacttgTGCGACGAGCTGCTTCAAGAAACTGCCACCCCACCGACATCGAAAGCGGCAACACCGGAAGAATCCGTACCAACGGTTCATCCCATTGCACCCACACCAAAACCTGAAACTTCCGCACCACCAGCACCGGTCACGTCTGGTGTCAAAGCAAGACTGGAGAAACTCGAGAAGGCTGACAAACCCGCTGAGAAGGTACCGATGAAGAaagtatttaataaaaataaaaccgcGGATTTGGCCGCGGCCATCAATCAGGTGTCAAAACTGGACCAAGAATTTGCCCAAGTCAAATCAGCTTCGAACCTGGAGCGCAAGAATAGTCTTCCTGAGGAGAACCTCACTAAACCCGTCGAGCGACGAAAGTCGCGAATTTTGGAGACTGCTGAAAAGTTCCAGAGCATGAACAATCAAAACAACgataagtttaaaaagttttcgTTACCTGGTATCCCCACGGTGGGCAACTACAAGAAGGAATTTGAACGTAAAACTTCCGTGAATAGTTCCTCCAGTGCACCATTCAAACCGTCGCCATTTGAGATGCAACGACGTCTCGAGCAAGAGATGGCATCACCCGACCGGAGCTATCCTAACAGTGAAGCTGACCTGCAAAGTCCCGTTTCGTACGGCGACGACAGATCGGTTGATCGCGAAGCCAAATTTGAAACGGACGAAGTTCAGGAAAGCGATTCAAAGAGTTCCGTTAGCAGCTTTTCACTTGAAGAAGCTCGCCGGTCGATGGAAAATTCGATTGCTCTTTTGAATAAGGTGCGCCCGGATAGCTCTATGAACCCGGTTGATCAGCTGTGTGCCAAGACGGAAAATGTTTCATTCACCGATAGTAATGATCGCGAGAGAAAGCTGAAGAATGCACGTGAGATCATTGGAAATGCCATCCCCATTGGACGTCTGCGGAAGCCTCCGATGCCATTCGGAGCCAACGGACGTTCCGCCACCGGTGGTATCAGTCTGAACACCTCTCTATCCAACAAGCAGTTCCGCCTTGGTTCGGAAGGACCCGAACCTAGGTTTGACACCATGTCGGTACCTAGAA AAGTGTCGGTTGGAAGTGTCCCCACGCCATTGGTAGATGATACTAAAACATCACATGCTGAGATTACACTTAAATCCGCTACGTTACCGAGACGGAAAATTGGAGCTCATGGAGATCAACCAATTAAG GGTGATCCGCAGGCAACACCTCAACCGATACGCTTTTCTACCGAAATGCAGCATCAAGTGCCGGATCTGCGCAGTGCCCCAATACGGGAGCATCCGATTGCATTCACGGTACAGCAACGTGCCAACAGTTTGGAGCCGCAGGTCAAGGAACAGACGATTCCCGTCCAAAAGCCTCCCACCTACCAGCGCACGCTGTCCAACGCATTTGGTCCTTCGACGGCACGTGGCTCACTGTCCCGACAGTCGACCAACGAGTCCAACGATTCGGACACGACGCTctcccagagtggccaaatgCCACCGTTGCCGGGTAGCAGTAGCAGCACGATGCCCATCAAGAAGAGCCCGCGAGAGTTCATCATCCCGATTGCCGTGGAGGGCGGCGGATTCGTTACACCACGTGCCAACAGCCTCGAACCGTCCGAGTCGAGCACAACAAACACATCGACTAGCTTCAGTACAAAGCAGCGCCTCGGACGTCCAAGAAAAATTGG CTCTTTGCTCAGTGAAAAAGATTCCGAGGAAGACTCTTCGTTTTCGCGAATCAATCGTCACACGTCCTTGGGCCGTGAGAGCGACTCTGAAGAGCCACGCTTCCACACCATGCATCGCCTGAG GAGCTCGCGGCCATCGCAACGTGGCACAGCTGAACCCAATGACTCTGGCAGCTCGGGCgaggaagacgacgacgacggattcGAAATATTGACCGCGGAGAATCTCTTCTCAACGCTGCTGTCGAGG GTTCGAGCTCTCACCAACCGATTGAATGTGAATGAGCCAAACACAAGCAATTTCCCATCATCGCGCTTTATGAGCAACTTGAGACAAACTCAAGCACCGTTCTGGCAACACCACGACCCGTTTACTAG CTCACATTACACATATTCATACAGGAATGAAACAATAGAGTCGAAAGAGGT CCGTTTGAATGGAGGAAACTCAAACGCGTGGCGCCACAGCATGTCCCGTGATCTCAGTTCGGATATCGATTCCATGTTTTCGCGGTCGGGAGCAACACTTCCCAGAG GAACTAAATACAAATCACCaaacaataataacaataatattgGCGTATCTCATAGCAAGTTCAACAACATTAATCAAACAAGCACAATATCTAGTCGAAATTTCAACAGCAATAGTAGTAGATCTGATACATATCAGTCATGTTTTGAGAATGTTAGCAATAGCAAAAACAATGTACTTAACAATAACTGTTTAAACTTAGAACAGAAGTCGTTAGATCTGCTTCATGAAAGTAGCGATCAAGTGTTAGACTTGGGTGATCTCGACCTATCGCAGCTACGTTTGTCCAAGAAGGATTTGGAAGCCCTCTCGAGTATCACTCCTGCTCTGTCTCAACATTTGCAGGATCAGTTGCTCGCCCAGCTTCCGCCACAGCAAGCCAAAAAACTCTCAAGAACACTATCAATGCAAAATGGAAATAACGCAGCGAACCGACTTTACAAGCGAAGTCTGAGTAGCAGTGCCAGTCGTGCTACTACAGCGGATACTTCTGAAAGCTATCAGCCATCCGAATCACGTGATAGCGTCACTCCGACGAATGAGTTGTACTCGCAAAAGCGATTCAGCAACAGCAAATCAGAACGAAACTCACGAAGCTCAAGTAACTCGAGGGACGTCACATCTCCTCCACCCCTCCCTCCGCCCACATTCAACGACGACTACGGAACTTCATCTTCTCGTTTTCCATATACTAACGAGAATCATGAGCGGTTCCGAACGTACGAAAAGTACACTCCATACTCGATAAACCCGTATAACGACATTCCCGAACAAGATCAAAGCAAATCTTTGGATTTCGACAAAAGAGCCAGTTATTACGACAGTTCACGAACTTCCTGTCTTAGTCCAACTGGGGAAGGTTACGGAAGACCACCGATTGGGTGCATCTCACCACCTCCAAACTCTTCCTCGTCCGGTTACTCGAGCCAACGTTCAACCACGCGTCGTATTTCCAGATTTTTGCGTCCAGATTTCTTTGATCCACCGACCGATTCGAACGAGCAGGATAAGGCTAAGAAGGAGCAGGAAACTCAAAAAGTCTTGCGCGAAATACGAGAGAAAAGTCGCGAGAAAAGCGTCGATCGACATCACAATTTGGActgtaatattgaaaaaagctCCGATCGGTTGAGTTACTTTATGGAAAAATATCGCAAAGAAAACATCGGCGATGACAACAGGACTAACGAAACGCTGGAATTGTTACGAGATGCTCGAGATTCACGGAATCGTCGAAGTATCTCAAAGCCTCGAGATATCGTAGATTCGAGCGTCGCCATAATGAATAAGACCGACTCATTCACAGACAAAATTTTGGATGAACTGCAAAACTTGACGATACGACAAAAATCGATGCCAACCAAGAGTAAAAGTAAGGAACTTATTATCGCAGATACAGCGTTGGAAACCAATACTAAACGAAATTCGTACGAAAATTGTATTGAATGCACGATGAATGCCAAACAGCAGGATGACCCTCTGCTAGATGATCCATTAACAGAACCTATTACGACTAAGGTggtcaaagtaaaaaaagttaaagcaAAGCCAAAACTGGATGCTGACGGGAACCCTATCACAGTGTCCGTAAAGAAAGTGAAAAAAGTAGTCAAACCAGTTACGGATGTTCCAATCATAGAGACAATCCCCGCTGACACTCCCAACGATGATAAAAGCGAGAAAATTAAGACTATCAAAAGAGAGTCCAAACTTATCCGCCCTAAATCGTACCCTTGCAAAGATCCGGAAAATGTAAAGGTCGAAAAGCCGCCAACGGATCAACCTGCTGCACCAGCTGAAGTAAAAGCTTCTCTCGGTGCGGATTCATCAcaatcaacaacaacagcagcaacgcCGACAAGTAAAATTGCTAGACCGAAAAGCTTTCCAAGTTCGAAACTAACCCCACCCAAAGAAATTAAACTGTTGAAAAACATAATCAACGAAGAACAAAAATTGGACGATAGTTCTGGAGTGAAAGAGCCAACTCCACCAATAACTGCAATTGCAGTGAAAACTTCCACCAAAGTGGCAGCAGATGGTCAAACAGCAGCGACCACACCTGAAGGATCAACTAAAAAAGTTCGTAAGGTTATTCGCATTGTGAAGAAATCTACAAAAAGTGATACATCCACAAAGAGCAGCAGTGAGGAAAATAAGGCCACGACCATCGTCGAGGTTAAAGAGCCTAAAGAGAAAAGTGTGACAATAGTTTCACCAACTCCCAGCGAAAAAACGGTCAAGGATAAATCAAAGTCACCGGAAAAGAAACTGAAGCAAGGCTTTCTAGCTAGTATTGggcaaaagtttgaaaagttcCGCGAAACGAACAAAAGCAATAAAGAGGCAAAAAAGGTTGCAGCTGCAGATAACAAAACGCAAGAGGAAGTTGGGGAAAGCGCCAGTCAAGTCGAAGTGACGAAGAAGGAGAAAAAGAAAAGTCCAGGTGCAACGAACGCAGCTGCAAACGTACCAGTTGAAGTAGCTGCCAAGGATGAAGCTGGCACTAACAACCGCGAGTCTAGGATCGACAAAGTAATACGAAACTTGAGGGAATTGTCAGTACCGAGGGCACCGCCTTTAACGGAGTCTAACCTGATAAAGCGAGCTGTAAGCGTTGAAGAGATGCCCGGAACGTTTAATAAATATGGCGTTACAAAGGTACTAGGATTcttcaaaaagattgaaaaggataccaaaaataataaagttCTTAATACAAAGTCATCTAGTCATATCAACACTATGGACACAGCAGCAACATTGAATGCGCTGGAATCTGTCATCATCGAACGCACCAACAAGCTGGTGCAGGACGAAGAGCAGCAGAAGGAACGGCCAAAGTCCGCAAACTTTGTGAGCAAACTACGCAAACCGTACAATGGAACGAGGAGTGACACCGTGCTGACCATGACGGAGCAGCAACAGCCGAGTAAGTCGAGTATTTCAAAATCAGACAAACTGAACGGTGGAAACGCAACAACGAATATTCCCGTAAAGTATAGCTGTCCTGACTGCAATAAGGAAGATTCTAATCATGAAAACACTAGGAAGCATTCCTCTACACTATGCGATACTCGAAACCTCTCGTTGGACGAGACCGATCGCGTCAAAACTAACCGCAGAGCTTTGACCCTGGACTTTAGCAAGCTTCAAGACGGTCGAAAAGTTCGAACCAATAATAACAACTACAGTTACCCTCCTCCAATGCCCAGTGAAATGAGCTCCATGAATGGTACATCTACTAGCATTACCAgtcacaacaaaaacaacaacaactacatAAACATGCTTACACCTTCGTACGATAGCATCACGAATTACTCTTCTGGTTCTAGAAGTAGCCCGTACGACGATTGCAACTCGTCCAGCACATTCATGTCTCCATCCGAAGAGCACGAGCTTTACTTTGACAATTGGTCAATCTGCTCCGATGATCACAACAATATGCTTAGCGCTTCGCCTTCCGTGTCGCGACTCTCCAGGCTAACCTATATGAACTCTGTCTCTCCGGTAGATAACGATTCCGAAAGTGTAATCGAACGGATACGTAGAAAAAGTTTCTACTCCCGATTTAACGACAACAAGTCGAAGAGTCGTGTTAGCACTCTCATGGGATCCGGTTCTTCGAAGGATTGCTACCGCGAGTCATCTCTTTCCAGAGGTGGACCGTCGTCCACTCGGTTGAAAGAGTACGGTAAGTCTTCATCTACTTCGGTAGCGGGCGCTCTGGCAAGTGTTGATCGTTCCAAGAATGCCTACGATTACTCCTACCGACTACCGATCGCTAGGACATCAAGTGCCAGCAAAAACAAGTACACGGGTACAACAACAGATGACCATTCAAAGTCTACAAAAGCAGGCAACAGTGACTACTACCATCATCATCACTACCCACACTACTCCACCAGTAACGATTCTTCCGATAACATTAACTATAACACTGTCGGTAAATCCACCACctttaaaaatacgtatttcgAAACCTCGTCACCACCGTATTACGCTACATACAATCCGAGACGGCGTTCATCATTCAACACCAGCAACACAGCCACAGCCGCTAATCTTGCTTCATCCTCTTCATCAATAGCACTAGATTCTTCTGCCACAGCACCATCGGTGGCAAAGGAGTACCACCGGCGTGATTCCACCGTGACTGATGCATCGACCTCATCGGAAGGTGCCAGTGGGCTGCGTAAGATCCGCCCGTACGACAACCGAAGCATTTCGATGCTAAACTCGTCCTCTTCAGCAGCAAGAGATTCGCGTTATGGTGGATATGATGGCACATCGATGACCAG TGAAAACCGTTTAAGTCCGGTCCGTTCCGTAGCCTACAAAAGCTTTCATCTATGCCTGAAAATTGCTGCCAAATAA